From a region of the uncultured Desulfatiglans sp. genome:
- the iscS gene encoding Cysteine desulfurase, which produces MHCAQPRPIYLDHNATTPIAPEVREAMLPYIGEAFGNPSSGYPLGRRAKDALEEARADVARLLGCKPQEIVFTSGGSEANNMALKGRVDFRRPGAFHLVTTAVEHPAILNPALYLGELGATITVLPVDGRGRVDPDAVRRALRPGTGLISVMLANNETGTLQPVAEIAAVAAEHGVPVHTDAAQAVGKIPVDVDSLGVAFLSVAGHKLYAPKGVGVLYIREGLEITPLIHGAGQESGRRAGTENVLLAVGLGAACRLAAETLAAERRRVELLRDELQERLFAGIDGLVLNGDPSERLPNTLNVSVPGLQGGRILEALPNLMASTGAACHDRSIALSHVLSAMGIEPARGMGALRLSLGRSNTLDQIIEAAGLIIDQVKRMDHERL; this is translated from the coding sequence ATGCATTGCGCACAACCCCGACCCATTTACCTGGACCACAACGCCACGACACCCATCGCCCCCGAGGTGCGTGAAGCCATGCTCCCTTACATCGGAGAGGCGTTCGGCAACCCCTCGAGCGGCTATCCTCTCGGCCGGCGGGCCAAGGATGCCCTGGAAGAGGCCCGGGCCGACGTCGCCCGCCTTCTCGGCTGCAAGCCGCAGGAGATCGTCTTCACCTCCGGCGGCAGCGAGGCGAACAACATGGCCCTCAAGGGCCGCGTGGACTTCCGCCGCCCGGGGGCCTTCCACCTCGTGACGACGGCCGTCGAGCACCCGGCGATCCTCAACCCCGCGCTCTACCTCGGCGAACTCGGGGCAACCATCACCGTTTTGCCGGTCGACGGCCGCGGCCGGGTCGATCCGGACGCAGTCCGGCGCGCCCTCAGGCCCGGCACCGGGTTGATCAGCGTCATGCTGGCCAACAACGAGACAGGAACGCTCCAGCCGGTCGCCGAGATCGCGGCGGTCGCCGCGGAGCACGGGGTCCCGGTCCACACCGACGCCGCGCAGGCGGTGGGAAAGATCCCCGTCGACGTCGACTCCCTCGGCGTCGCGTTTCTGAGCGTCGCGGGGCACAAACTCTACGCCCCCAAAGGCGTGGGGGTCCTCTACATCCGGGAAGGCCTCGAAATCACGCCCCTCATCCACGGCGCGGGGCAGGAGTCCGGCCGGCGCGCCGGCACGGAGAACGTCCTCCTCGCCGTGGGACTGGGCGCGGCCTGCCGGCTGGCGGCCGAGACCCTCGCGGCCGAACGCCGCAGGGTCGAACTGCTCAGGGACGAGTTGCAGGAACGCCTCTTCGCCGGCATCGACGGGCTCGTCCTGAACGGCGACCCCTCCGAGCGTCTTCCGAACACCCTCAACGTCTCGGTGCCCGGTCTGCAGGGCGGTAGGATCCTCGAAGCTCTCCCGAACCTCATGGCCAGCACCGGGGCCGCCTGCCACGACCGCAGCATAGCCCTCTCCCATGTCCTTTCCGCGATGGGCATCGAGCCCGCCAGGGGCATGGGCGCTTTGCGTCTGTCGCTCGGCAGGTCCAACACACTGGATCAAATCATCGAGGCCGCCGGCCTCATCATCGACCAGGTCAAAAGGATGGATCATGAACGACTTTGA
- the pps gene encoding phosphoenolpyruvate synthase (Evidence 2a : Function from experimental evidences in other organisms; PubMedId : 1310524, 16880, 8226637; Product type e : enzyme), with the protein MAKENEKKFILWFNEIGIRDVPLVGGKNASLGEMYQKLHSRGIQVPNGFAITAYAYRYFLKYAGIEDEIKKILKNLDTSNIESLMRKGREVRETIVHAEFPPDLTQAIYTNYDKLAEEFALQGQDAVDVAIRSSATAEDLPDASFAGQQDTYLNIRGRMSVLDACRKCFASLFTNRAISYRHDKGFGQFDVSLSIAVQKMVRSDSAYSGVIFSIDTETGFKDAVFITGAYGLGENVVQGVVNPDEYYVFKPTLKQGKRAIVSRKVGDRDIKMAYSMEDDATVKNVPITLPERHRYVLTDDEILQLAEWACIIEEHYSKEAGYFKPMDIEWAKDGDGVNVGTGKLFIVQARPETIHSRKDLKTYENYFLVEDGEVLVSGTAVGTKIGQGEANVIHSTIDMGKFKKGQVLVTSMTDPDWEPIMKIASAIVTNKGGRTCHAAIVSRELGIPCVIGTGKGDEVIKPGMQVTVSCCEGETGNVYKGILKYEVEKIDLEDVPKTRTMVMMNVGIPEKAFAQGMIPNDGVGLAREEFIINSHIGIHPLALLDYTELKERAQSDQKIAGVVYKIDQITSVYDDKRLFFIDKLAEGVSRIAAGFYPNDVIVRLSDFKTNEYENLLGGYLYEPQESNPMIGWRGASRYYDKNFMRAFELECLALHKARSEVGLNNIKVMVPFCRTPEEGRRVVDLMKEFGLTQGEDGLEIYVMCEIPSNVICADQFAEIFDGFSIGSNDLTQLTLGLDRDSSLVSHLYNERNDAVKRLIAQVIKTAKEKKRKIGICGQAPSDFPEFAEFLVECGIDSMSLIPDTVIRTRLLVAKKEKALGIKVEN; encoded by the coding sequence ATGGCAAAAGAGAATGAGAAGAAGTTTATACTCTGGTTCAACGAGATCGGCATACGAGACGTTCCCCTCGTCGGGGGCAAGAATGCCTCGCTCGGAGAAATGTACCAGAAACTGCACAGCCGGGGAATCCAGGTCCCGAACGGTTTCGCCATCACGGCTTATGCCTATCGTTACTTCCTGAAGTACGCCGGCATCGAGGACGAGATCAAGAAGATCCTCAAGAACCTGGATACGAGCAATATCGAAAGCCTCATGCGCAAGGGCCGGGAGGTCCGCGAGACCATCGTGCACGCCGAGTTTCCCCCCGATCTCACCCAGGCGATCTACACGAACTACGACAAACTGGCGGAGGAGTTCGCCCTTCAGGGACAGGATGCGGTCGACGTGGCCATCCGGTCATCGGCGACGGCCGAAGACCTGCCGGACGCCTCTTTCGCCGGCCAGCAGGACACTTATCTCAATATTCGCGGGAGGATGAGCGTCCTCGACGCCTGCCGCAAGTGCTTCGCCAGCCTTTTTACCAACCGGGCGATCAGCTACCGCCACGACAAGGGCTTCGGACAATTCGACGTCTCGCTTTCCATTGCGGTCCAGAAGATGGTCCGGAGCGATTCGGCCTATTCGGGCGTCATTTTTTCGATCGACACGGAGACGGGTTTCAAGGATGCGGTCTTCATCACGGGCGCCTACGGCCTGGGTGAAAACGTGGTCCAGGGCGTGGTCAACCCCGATGAGTACTATGTGTTCAAACCGACGCTGAAGCAGGGCAAGCGCGCCATCGTCAGCCGGAAGGTGGGCGACCGCGACATCAAGATGGCCTATTCGATGGAGGACGACGCCACGGTCAAGAACGTTCCGATCACGCTGCCCGAGCGGCACCGCTACGTTCTGACCGACGACGAGATCCTGCAGTTGGCCGAATGGGCCTGCATCATCGAGGAGCACTATTCCAAGGAGGCCGGCTACTTCAAGCCGATGGACATCGAGTGGGCCAAGGACGGGGACGGCGTCAACGTGGGAACCGGGAAGCTCTTCATCGTGCAGGCCCGTCCCGAAACCATCCACAGCCGCAAGGATCTGAAGACCTACGAAAACTACTTTCTGGTCGAGGACGGCGAGGTGCTGGTCAGCGGAACGGCGGTGGGAACCAAGATCGGCCAGGGGGAGGCCAACGTCATCCACTCGACGATAGATATGGGCAAGTTCAAAAAGGGGCAGGTACTGGTGACGAGCATGACGGACCCGGACTGGGAGCCGATCATGAAGATCGCCTCCGCGATCGTGACCAACAAGGGCGGGCGGACGTGCCACGCCGCGATCGTCTCCCGGGAGCTCGGCATCCCCTGCGTGATCGGGACCGGAAAGGGCGATGAAGTGATCAAGCCGGGCATGCAGGTGACCGTCTCCTGCTGTGAAGGCGAGACCGGCAACGTATACAAGGGGATCCTCAAATACGAGGTGGAAAAGATCGACCTCGAAGACGTCCCCAAGACCAGGACCATGGTGATGATGAACGTCGGCATCCCAGAAAAGGCCTTCGCCCAGGGGATGATCCCGAACGACGGGGTCGGGCTGGCGCGCGAGGAATTCATCATCAACTCGCACATCGGGATCCACCCGCTGGCCCTCCTGGACTATACGGAGCTGAAGGAGCGGGCCCAGTCGGATCAGAAGATCGCGGGGGTGGTCTACAAGATCGACCAGATCACTTCGGTCTACGACGACAAGCGACTGTTCTTCATCGACAAGCTGGCCGAGGGGGTGAGCCGCATCGCCGCCGGCTTCTATCCGAACGATGTGATCGTCAGACTCTCCGATTTCAAGACGAACGAGTATGAGAATCTGCTGGGGGGCTACCTCTACGAACCGCAGGAAAGCAATCCCATGATCGGCTGGCGCGGGGCCTCGCGTTATTACGACAAGAACTTCATGCGTGCCTTCGAACTGGAGTGCCTGGCGCTGCACAAGGCGCGCAGCGAGGTCGGGCTGAACAACATCAAGGTCATGGTGCCCTTCTGCCGCACGCCGGAGGAGGGCAGGCGGGTGGTCGACCTGATGAAGGAGTTCGGGCTGACGCAGGGGGAGGACGGCCTCGAGATCTATGTCATGTGCGAGATCCCGAGCAATGTGATCTGCGCGGATCAATTCGCGGAGATCTTCGACGGCTTCTCGATCGGGTCCAACGATCTCACCCAGCTGACCCTCGGCCTCGATCGCGACTCATCGCTGGTTTCGCACCTTTACAACGAGCGCAACGATGCCGTCAAGCGTCTGATCGCCCAGGTGATCAAGACGGCCAAGGAAAAAAAGCGGAAGATCGGGATCTGCGGGCAGGCGCCGAGCGATTTTCCTGAATTCGCGGAGTTCCTGGTGGAATGCGGGATCGATTCCATGAGCCTTATACCGGACACCGTAATACGGACGAGGCTTCTGGTCGCGAAAAAGGAAAAGGCCCTCGGGATCAAGGTGGAGAACTGA
- the fabH gene encoding 3-oxoacyl-(acyl-carrier-protein) synthase 3, which yields MGNIRILGTGSYVPPRVLTNFDLQAMGLDTTDEWIVKRTGVSERRIADPDVATSDLAYQASMRALEMAGLTARDLDLIIVGTITPDTCCPSAANWLQAHLDAPQAASFDVSAACSGFIFGLNVAEQYLKNGVYRTILVVGAEVMTRTLNWKDRSTCILWGDGSGAAVLRTGDAGPEILSTHIHTDGANGRDLLMPGGGSKTTPISHESVDKGLHTLNMIEANASFRVAVRHFIESIREALDFNGLRVEDVSWFIPHQANLRMFQSIAKFLDVPMERFYVTLHKYGNISSASCAIAFDEAVRDGSIRDGDLVCLPVFGGGLTWGSALVRWASP from the coding sequence ATGGGAAACATACGGATTCTCGGGACCGGGTCCTACGTCCCGCCCAGGGTGTTGACGAATTTCGATCTCCAGGCCATGGGCCTGGATACGACCGATGAGTGGATCGTCAAGCGAACCGGGGTCAGCGAGCGGAGGATCGCCGATCCTGATGTCGCGACGTCCGATCTCGCCTACCAGGCCTCTATGCGCGCCCTCGAGATGGCGGGGTTGACCGCCCGGGACCTGGACCTGATCATCGTGGGGACGATCACGCCGGACACCTGCTGCCCTTCGGCCGCCAACTGGCTTCAGGCCCATCTGGACGCCCCTCAGGCGGCCTCCTTCGATGTGAGCGCCGCGTGTTCGGGCTTTATCTTCGGTCTGAACGTGGCCGAGCAGTACCTCAAGAACGGGGTCTACCGAACGATCCTGGTCGTCGGGGCCGAGGTGATGACCCGTACGCTCAACTGGAAGGACCGTTCGACCTGCATCCTTTGGGGCGACGGTTCGGGCGCGGCTGTCCTGAGGACCGGGGATGCCGGGCCGGAGATCCTCTCGACCCACATCCACACGGATGGGGCCAACGGCCGCGACCTGCTCATGCCGGGCGGGGGGTCCAAAACGACGCCCATCTCCCACGAAAGCGTCGACAAAGGGCTCCACACGCTCAATATGATCGAGGCCAACGCCAGTTTCCGGGTGGCGGTGCGCCACTTCATCGAGTCGATCCGAGAGGCCCTCGATTTCAACGGCTTGCGTGTGGAGGACGTCTCGTGGTTCATCCCCCATCAGGCCAATCTGCGAATGTTTCAATCCATCGCGAAATTTCTGGATGTTCCGATGGAACGATTTTACGTAACGCTTCATAAATACGGGAATATTTCTTCGGCATCCTGTGCCATTGCCTTCGACGAGGCCGTGCGGGACGGCAGCATCAGGGATGGAGACCTGGTGTGCCTGCCGGTCTTCGGGGGCGGATTGACCTGGGGGAGTGCCCTCGTCCGGTGGGCGTCCCCCTGA
- a CDS encoding putative long-chain-fatty-acid--CoA ligase (Evidence 3 : Putative function from multiple computational evidences), translated as MTVALLRRAWLFGVENLVLLDDSLSGRTRQMIESMNIAWWVQRWSELHPRKTAVFFEGASVSYAELHERVSQCGCWLQSVGIEKGDRVAVMLHNGLEFLELYLACARLGAIFVPLNFRLTVHELRYLLANARPRLFVFGKRAAGRIGIEDLARSRPPMLLACVAAQGAPAGCLDYLKERAEFKGCRPFLTRSLAPADPEEPQVIMYTSGTTGRPKGAVLSFRKTFFNCLNADIFFKLHFDDVMLVILPMFHSGGLFIQASPILYKGATMVIHPRFDPLKTYADIAAYRVTKFLGVPTVYRALLKTGPKPEHQLSSLRVCAVGGEKVTPELLAACKEAGFWARQIMGQTETSILLWASEEDSLRKPGTVGRPVFHAEVALFDREGREVAPGQIGEIVVRGSVMMKEYWQDPVQTETTIRNGWLHTGDLAYQDEDGYFYLVDRARDMYISGGENVYPAEVERELRAHPKVEDVAVLGVPDPEWGEAGHACIVLRAGQSLTEEEALSYLDGRLARYKIPKRVTFFEEFPRTSLGKVRKAVLMERFLREGPAERS; from the coding sequence TTGACGGTGGCGCTGCTTCGGCGGGCATGGCTTTTTGGTGTTGAAAACCTGGTCCTGTTGGACGATTCTCTTTCCGGACGGACGCGCCAGATGATTGAATCGATGAATATCGCCTGGTGGGTGCAGCGCTGGAGCGAACTGCATCCCAGGAAGACCGCCGTGTTCTTCGAAGGGGCCTCCGTCAGCTATGCGGAGCTCCACGAGAGGGTGAGCCAGTGCGGATGCTGGTTGCAGTCGGTGGGGATCGAGAAGGGCGACCGGGTCGCGGTGATGCTTCACAACGGCCTCGAGTTTCTCGAGCTCTATCTGGCGTGCGCACGCCTGGGCGCCATCTTCGTGCCGCTCAATTTCAGGTTGACGGTTCATGAACTGCGCTACCTGCTGGCCAATGCCAGGCCTCGGTTGTTCGTCTTCGGCAAGCGGGCCGCGGGGAGGATCGGCATCGAGGACCTCGCCCGCTCACGCCCTCCCATGCTGCTTGCCTGTGTAGCGGCGCAAGGGGCACCGGCCGGCTGCCTCGACTACCTCAAAGAGCGGGCGGAGTTCAAAGGATGCCGCCCCTTCCTGACTCGATCCCTCGCGCCGGCCGATCCGGAAGAGCCCCAGGTGATCATGTACACCTCCGGCACGACGGGCCGGCCGAAAGGCGCCGTGCTCTCCTTCCGAAAGACCTTTTTCAACTGCCTCAATGCGGACATCTTTTTCAAACTCCATTTCGACGACGTCATGCTCGTCATCCTGCCCATGTTCCACTCCGGGGGCCTTTTCATCCAGGCATCGCCGATCCTCTACAAGGGGGCGACCATGGTGATCCATCCGCGCTTCGATCCCCTCAAGACCTATGCGGATATCGCCGCCTACCGCGTGACCAAGTTTCTCGGGGTCCCGACGGTGTACCGCGCCCTTTTGAAGACCGGTCCGAAACCGGAGCATCAGCTGTCCTCCCTCCGAGTCTGCGCCGTCGGCGGGGAGAAGGTGACCCCGGAGCTCCTGGCCGCCTGCAAGGAAGCGGGATTCTGGGCGCGGCAGATCATGGGGCAGACCGAGACGTCTATTCTGCTCTGGGCCTCCGAGGAGGATTCCCTCCGGAAGCCGGGGACGGTCGGGCGCCCGGTCTTCCATGCGGAGGTGGCGCTGTTCGACCGCGAGGGAAGGGAGGTCGCCCCGGGCCAGATCGGGGAGATCGTCGTGCGGGGCTCCGTCATGATGAAGGAGTACTGGCAGGACCCGGTTCAGACCGAGACGACCATCCGCAACGGGTGGCTGCACACGGGGGATCTGGCCTACCAGGACGAGGACGGCTATTTCTATCTGGTGGACCGCGCCAGGGACATGTACATCTCCGGCGGTGAGAATGTCTACCCCGCCGAGGTCGAACGGGAGCTGCGGGCGCATCCCAAGGTCGAAGATGTCGCTGTGCTGGGGGTCCCCGATCCGGAGTGGGGCGAGGCGGGCCATGCCTGCATCGTCTTGCGCGCGGGCCAAAGCCTGACGGAGGAAGAGGCGCTGTCCTACCTCGATGGACGACTGGCCCGTTACAAGATCCCGAAGCGAGTCACGTTTTTCGAAGAGTTTCCCCGCACATCGCTCGGGAAGGTCCGGAAGGCCGTTCTGATGGAGCGTTTTCTGCGGGAAGGTCCGGCTGAGAGGAGCTGA
- a CDS encoding Hydrolase, alpha/beta domain protein — protein MEKREAGTDGNHTPYTVLTRAGVGFEAGSNRFFPDRPTLLMVHGAGGRGARWLNQTGPLGRTLNTVAVDLPGHGGTAGPAPSEIADYAAWLEGVVAPAFESGVVLMGHSMGGAVALEAALRGAMNIQALILVGTGARLHVAPDFLKGLRERFEETVEAIVGYAYAPGAPEELLKEGARMMKDSGMSVVSGDFEACSRFDCRESAGRIACPALVLCGEADRLTPPKLSEELGRLLQRASVQFIPRAGHMVMFESPTILNRAVQAFIEGL, from the coding sequence GTGGAAAAAAGGGAAGCAGGAACCGATGGGAATCATACGCCTTACACCGTCCTCACAAGGGCGGGCGTGGGCTTCGAGGCGGGATCGAACCGGTTCTTCCCGGACCGGCCGACCCTTCTGATGGTGCACGGCGCCGGCGGGCGGGGCGCGCGCTGGCTCAATCAGACCGGTCCGCTCGGGCGGACCCTGAACACGGTCGCGGTGGATCTGCCGGGGCACGGCGGCACCGCGGGCCCGGCCCCCAGCGAGATCGCCGACTATGCGGCGTGGCTCGAGGGGGTGGTCGCCCCGGCCTTCGAATCCGGCGTCGTCCTGATGGGCCATTCCATGGGAGGGGCCGTCGCGCTCGAGGCGGCCCTGCGGGGGGCCATGAACATCCAGGCCTTGATCCTGGTCGGTACGGGCGCCCGGCTGCACGTCGCCCCCGATTTTCTGAAGGGCCTCAGGGAGCGCTTCGAGGAAACGGTCGAGGCCATCGTGGGCTATGCCTATGCGCCGGGGGCCCCTGAGGAGCTGCTGAAAGAAGGGGCGCGCATGATGAAGGATTCGGGGATGTCCGTCGTGTCCGGCGATTTCGAGGCCTGCAGCCGGTTCGACTGCCGGGAGAGCGCTGGCCGCATCGCCTGCCCGGCCCTTGTCCTTTGCGGGGAGGCGGACCGCCTGACCCCCCCTAAGCTGTCCGAAGAACTGGGAAGGCTCCTGCAGCGCGCCTCGGTCCAGTTCATCCCGCGGGCGGGGCACATGGTGATGTTCGAGTCGCCCACGATCCTCAATCGAGCGGTGCAGGCCTTCATCGAAGGCCTCTGA
- a CDS encoding Thioredoxin, translating into MKTDHTPSRKPGRPVQRTFLRLLLPAFFFIACAMSAPPSWGATASIEAIQPEKGFPAGGAYLLRFTVTVSQSWFIHGLEESEGMLATRLDFPGEDPVRISQIHFPPPKKVRFPYLDQPIEVYDGGFTVSAALEVPGDAKPGRYRIEGVFFFQACSEATCRPPEEVRFPLEIEVLPRGAVAGGVEPLPADADAAAGDAAAKPGDGRWSGFWWTILGIFLGGLALNLTPCIYPLIPITVSYFGGKGGTLGGHPLLHGLFYIMGLAATNAALGAAASLSGGLLGAVLQNAWVLTGIALVLVLLALSFFGLWDLRLPPQLTRLAAKNYSGYFGTLFMGLTLGIVAAPCLGPFILGLLTVVGQKGDPVLGILYFTALSIGMGLPLTILGIFSGGLNRLPMSGDWMVWVRKLLGWVLIGMAAYMVFPLMPGSQARAALVAAILIAAGLHLGWIDRSGKGTGAFNIAKKTLCLVGILAALVYLYTGFQSHPGIPWVPYEPARLEEAASRRMPAILDFYADWCTPCRQMDATVFRDPEVVRLAEGFVPLKIDLTRRHPRQDELQQRYGLKGVPTIIFIGPDGNELEELRIESYTDKAGVLERMKRALGPPQ; encoded by the coding sequence ATGAAAACCGACCACACCCCCTCCCGAAAACCGGGCCGGCCCGTGCAGAGGACCTTTTTGCGGCTCCTTCTGCCGGCTTTCTTTTTCATCGCCTGTGCCATGTCCGCGCCCCCTTCCTGGGGCGCCACGGCCTCCATCGAGGCGATCCAGCCGGAGAAAGGCTTCCCGGCCGGCGGCGCCTATCTCCTGCGCTTCACGGTCACCGTCAGCCAATCCTGGTTCATCCACGGACTGGAAGAATCGGAAGGGATGCTCGCCACCCGCCTGGACTTCCCGGGAGAGGATCCCGTCCGGATCTCCCAGATCCACTTCCCGCCGCCGAAGAAGGTCCGCTTCCCGTACCTCGACCAGCCGATCGAGGTGTATGACGGCGGCTTCACCGTGTCGGCCGCCCTCGAGGTGCCCGGTGATGCGAAGCCCGGTCGCTACCGGATCGAAGGGGTCTTTTTCTTCCAGGCCTGTTCGGAGGCAACCTGCCGCCCGCCCGAGGAAGTGCGCTTCCCTCTCGAGATCGAGGTCCTGCCGCGCGGCGCGGTTGCAGGCGGGGTGGAACCCCTGCCAGCCGATGCGGACGCCGCAGCGGGCGACGCGGCCGCCAAACCCGGAGACGGACGGTGGAGCGGCTTTTGGTGGACCATCCTCGGCATCTTTCTGGGGGGCCTCGCCCTCAATCTGACCCCCTGCATCTATCCGCTGATCCCCATCACGGTCTCTTACTTCGGGGGGAAAGGCGGCACATTGGGAGGACATCCGCTTCTGCACGGCCTCTTCTACATCATGGGCCTGGCCGCCACCAACGCCGCCCTCGGAGCCGCCGCCAGCCTGTCCGGGGGGCTCCTCGGCGCCGTCCTGCAAAACGCCTGGGTCCTCACCGGAATCGCCCTGGTGCTGGTCCTCCTCGCCCTGAGCTTCTTCGGGCTCTGGGACCTGCGGTTGCCCCCTCAACTCACCCGCCTGGCCGCAAAAAACTACAGCGGCTATTTCGGCACGCTCTTCATGGGCCTGACGCTCGGCATCGTGGCCGCACCGTGCCTTGGGCCGTTCATCCTCGGGCTTCTTACGGTCGTCGGGCAAAAGGGCGATCCCGTCCTCGGGATCCTGTATTTCACCGCCCTCAGCATCGGCATGGGACTGCCGCTGACGATCCTCGGAATCTTTTCGGGCGGGCTGAACCGGCTGCCCATGTCAGGGGACTGGATGGTCTGGGTGCGCAAGCTGCTCGGCTGGGTGCTGATCGGGATGGCGGCTTACATGGTCTTTCCTCTGATGCCGGGCAGCCAGGCCCGAGCCGCGCTCGTCGCCGCCATCCTCATCGCGGCGGGGCTGCACCTCGGTTGGATCGACCGCAGCGGCAAAGGGACCGGGGCCTTCAATATCGCCAAGAAGACCCTCTGCCTGGTCGGCATCCTCGCCGCCCTCGTCTATCTTTACACCGGATTCCAATCCCACCCCGGCATCCCGTGGGTCCCCTACGAGCCCGCCAGGCTCGAAGAGGCTGCATCCAGACGCATGCCGGCGATCCTCGATTTCTATGCCGACTGGTGCACCCCCTGCCGCCAGATGGATGCTACGGTCTTCAGGGATCCGGAGGTCGTCCGCCTGGCGGAGGGATTCGTTCCGCTGAAGATCGACCTGACCAGACGCCACCCCCGGCAGGACGAACTGCAGCAGCGCTACGGGCTCAAAGGGGTTCCGACCATCATCTTCATCGGCCCGGACGGGAATGAATTGGAGGAGCTGAGGATCGAATCCTACACGGACAAGGCGGGAGTGCTGGAACGGATGAAAAGGGCCCTTGGACCGCCCCAATGA
- a CDS encoding conserved hypothetical protein (Evidence 4 : Unknown function but conserved in other organisms), whose protein sequence is MSIKLIARDLYRMKTEVARLEKEIERAPRDRQDALIEALRRARADLGRLERMLDGAKTPPDYRQPR, encoded by the coding sequence ATGTCCATCAAGCTGATCGCGAGAGACCTGTACCGGATGAAAACCGAGGTTGCACGGCTCGAAAAGGAGATCGAGCGCGCCCCGCGCGACCGGCAGGATGCCCTCATCGAGGCGCTGCGCAGGGCGCGGGCGGACCTCGGCCGGCTGGAGCGCATGCTCGACGGCGCCAAGACCCCGCCGGATTACCGGCAGCCCCGCTGA
- a CDS encoding HDIG domain protein — protein MIPSYETCLEAWDQHRMLDNIRAHSLIVARVAHFLAETLLAQGIPVSVAKTTAGALMHDIAKTPSLQSGEDHSELGRRICLQHHFDEIADIVAEHVRLRSFDLNGVYSEKELVYYADKRVNHDRIVSLDRRLDYIIERYGAGDPDRCSAIRLNFGRCRLIEGKIFSKLSFGPEALKHHVLKGPEEPVFTTS, from the coding sequence ATGATTCCAAGCTATGAAACATGTCTGGAGGCCTGGGACCAGCACAGAATGCTGGACAACATCCGGGCCCACAGCCTGATCGTCGCGCGCGTGGCTCATTTTCTAGCGGAGACTCTGCTGGCCCAGGGGATCCCGGTGTCGGTCGCCAAGACCACAGCGGGGGCCCTCATGCACGACATCGCCAAGACTCCGTCGCTCCAGTCGGGCGAAGACCACTCCGAACTGGGGCGCCGGATCTGCCTTCAACACCACTTCGACGAGATCGCGGACATCGTCGCCGAACACGTGAGGCTGCGGAGCTTCGATCTGAACGGCGTATACTCCGAAAAGGAACTCGTATACTATGCCGACAAACGGGTGAACCACGACCGGATCGTCAGCCTCGATCGAAGGCTGGACTATATCATCGAACGCTACGGCGCCGGCGACCCGGACAGATGCTCCGCCATCCGCCTGAACTTCGGCCGTTGCCGATTGATCGAAGGGAAGATATTCAGTAAACTCTCTTTCGGACCGGAGGCCCTGAAACACCATGTCTTGAAGGGACCTGAAGAACCGGTCTTCACCACGTCCTAG
- a CDS encoding hypothetical protein (Evidence 5 : Unknown function), with amino-acid sequence MPVRGLGAFFGPKGVAAAPIVGHLERMREEGIPFSRERPAAETVCPPVRTGLHDVPKSCRLVPIRK; translated from the coding sequence GTGCCGGTCAGGGGCCTTGGCGCCTTCTTCGGCCCCAAGGGGGTTGCTGCGGCCCCGATTGTGGGCCACCTGGAGCGGATGAGGGAGGAAGGGATCCCGTTCTCCAGGGAACGCCCGGCCGCCGAAACCGTTTGCCCGCCAGTACGCACCGGCTTGCATGACGTCCCAAAAAGCTGTAGGCTCGTTCCCATCCGGAAATGA